A window from Streptomyces sp. NBC_00271 encodes these proteins:
- a CDS encoding zinc ribbon domain-containing protein, whose amino-acid sequence MRCSACGWIDKNSRKSQAEFVCSFCGFTCNADTNAATNVAAGQGGIPRPRRSAGAGGMTTATSRSSIREPQPTRVGIPLF is encoded by the coding sequence CTGCGTTGCTCCGCCTGCGGATGGATCGACAAGAACTCGCGCAAGAGCCAAGCCGAGTTCGTCTGCTCCTTCTGCGGCTTCACCTGCAACGCAGATACCAACGCAGCAACCAACGTCGCGGCAGGACAGGGCGGGATTCCCCGCCCCCGGCGATCAGCCGGTGCCGGAGGGATGACAACGGCCACCAGCCGTTCGAGCATCCGTGAACCTCAACCCACCCGGGTTGGAATCCCCCTCTTTTAA
- a CDS encoding YlcI/YnfO family protein: MKHVNLRLPDDLHEQAKAAADADDRSLNSWLVSLVRRAVADDERPSAQGA; this comes from the coding sequence ATGAAGCATGTGAACCTGAGACTCCCTGACGATCTGCACGAGCAGGCCAAGGCCGCCGCCGACGCTGACGACCGCTCCCTGAACTCATGGCTTGTATCGCTCGTACGCCGCGCTGTCGCGGATGATGAACGCCCCTCCGCCCAGGGGGCGTAG
- a CDS encoding carboxymuconolactone decarboxylase family protein — translation MDARLNYFADPTAGKALKYFMSAGKALKDSPLPAATQELVALRVSQINGCAACIDMHTKEAAAAGETSVRLNLVAVWREATVFTEAERAALELAEEGTRIADAARGVGDEVWAHAAKHYDEDQLTALVVLVSFMNAVNRLNIITRQPAGNYEAGQFH, via the coding sequence ATGGACGCGCGACTGAACTACTTCGCCGACCCGACCGCCGGAAAGGCCCTCAAATACTTCATGTCGGCAGGCAAGGCGCTCAAGGACTCGCCGCTGCCGGCCGCGACGCAGGAGCTGGTGGCACTGCGCGTGAGCCAGATCAACGGATGCGCCGCCTGCATCGACATGCACACCAAGGAGGCCGCCGCTGCCGGCGAGACCTCGGTGCGCCTCAACCTGGTCGCGGTGTGGCGTGAGGCCACGGTCTTCACCGAGGCCGAGCGTGCCGCGCTGGAGCTGGCGGAGGAGGGGACCCGCATCGCGGACGCGGCCCGTGGGGTCGGCGACGAGGTGTGGGCGCATGCTGCCAAGCACTATGACGAGGACCAGCTCACCGCCCTGGTGGTCCTGGTCTCCTTCATGAACGCGGTGAACCGGCTGAACATCATCACCCGGCAGCCGGCCGGCAACTACGAGGCGGGGCAGTTCCATTGA
- a CDS encoding RNA polymerase sigma-70 factor: MSKVEEFEELRPLLFSIAYRILGSVGEAEDAVQETWLRFDGSSTRPTSTKAFLSAAVTRISIDVLRSARVRREEYVGPWFPEPLLSDPYQDPARAVELADSVSMAALLLLERLSPLERAVFVLREVFAFEFDEVAAAVGRSAVACRQLLVRARRHMEAGRPRFEADRQERHELATRFFDALKSGDVDGLRDLLAADVQLVGDGGGKAPQLAKAVMGAQNVARVLGTVFPLMSRIDVTFEPHEVNGQPGAIFRDRDGKVLHTLALDVLDGQIQTIRTVINPDKLGHLGPVADAWAVDREVKQARRQMN, translated from the coding sequence GTGAGCAAGGTCGAGGAGTTCGAGGAGCTGCGGCCGCTGCTGTTTTCGATCGCCTACCGGATTCTGGGCAGCGTGGGCGAGGCCGAGGACGCGGTGCAGGAGACATGGCTGCGTTTTGACGGCTCGTCGACCCGGCCCACGTCGACCAAGGCTTTCCTGTCGGCCGCGGTGACACGGATCTCCATCGATGTGCTGCGTTCCGCACGGGTGCGGCGGGAGGAGTACGTGGGCCCGTGGTTTCCCGAGCCGCTGCTGAGCGATCCGTACCAGGATCCGGCACGGGCGGTGGAGCTGGCCGACTCGGTGTCGATGGCGGCGCTGTTGCTGCTGGAGCGGCTCAGCCCGCTGGAGCGGGCGGTGTTCGTGCTGCGGGAGGTCTTCGCCTTCGAGTTCGACGAGGTCGCCGCGGCGGTGGGGCGTTCGGCGGTGGCGTGCCGGCAGCTGCTGGTGCGGGCGCGGCGACACATGGAGGCCGGGCGGCCGCGGTTCGAAGCGGACCGGCAGGAGCGGCACGAGCTGGCGACGCGGTTCTTCGACGCGCTGAAGAGCGGCGATGTGGACGGGCTGCGGGATCTGCTGGCCGCCGACGTACAACTGGTCGGGGACGGTGGCGGCAAGGCCCCGCAGCTGGCCAAGGCCGTCATGGGCGCGCAGAACGTGGCCCGGGTGCTGGGCACGGTCTTCCCCTTGATGAGCCGGATCGACGTGACGTTCGAGCCGCACGAGGTCAACGGCCAGCCCGGCGCGATCTTCCGGGACCGGGACGGCAAGGTGCTCCACACCCTGGCCCTCGACGTGCTCGACGGGCAGATCCAGACCATCCGCACGGTGATCAATCCCGACAAGCTCGGCCACCTCGGGCCGGTCGCCGACGCCTGGGCCGTCGACCGCGAGGTGAAGCAGGCCCGCCGACAGATGAACTGA